Within Conexibacter woesei DSM 14684, the genomic segment AGCCAGGACTCCTGAGGAGGAGGCCCAATGCAGCGAGCAATGCTTCGCCTCGACGCGCTCGTCCGTCGTCGCCGCACCGTCGTGCTCGTCGTCTGGGGGCTCGTGCTCGTGGCGGCGGTGCCGCTCGCGATGCACCAGTCCGATCGTCTCACGGGCGGCGGCTTCGAGGTGCCCGGCTCGCAGTCGGCCGCCGTCCAGCACGCCGTCGCCGGCGACTTCGAGCGCGGGCAGGCGACGACGCTCGCCGCCGTGCTCGTCCCGCGCGAAGGGGCGACGCCGGCGCGGCTGCGCGCCGCGCTCGGGCGGCTCGGCGCCGCCGCCGCGGACACCGGCGGGAAGGCGCGGCTGGCCCCAGCCGCGAGAGCGGCGGCGCTGAGAGCGCTCGCCGCCGACGGCGTCCGCCCGCTGATCGTCCCGCTTGCGACGACCGTCTCCGACGGTGGCTCGATCGACCTCGCCGTCGACCTGCGCAGAGCGCTCGGCATCTCCGACCGCAGAGGCGAGGCGCTGGTCGAGGGCGACGTCGCGACGCACCTGATCGGCCAGGGCGCGCTGTGGGCCGGGATGCAGGACCTGACGAAGGAGGACCTGCTGGCGGCCGAGACGACCGGCTTCCCGATCGTGCTGCTGATCCTGCTCGCCGTCTTCGGCTCGCTCGTCGCGGCCGTCCTGCCGCTGGCGCTCGGCCTCGTCTCGGTGACGGTCACCGGCGCGCTGATCTACCTGCTCTCGCTGACGACGGAGATGAGCGTCTTCGTCACCAACATGGCGTCGATGATCGGCATCGGCGTCGCCGTCGACTACTCGCTGTTCGTGCTCGCCCGCTACCGCGAGGAGATCGCCGACGGGCGCACGCCTGAGGAGGCGCGCGGGATCGCGCTGGCGACCTCCGGCGTCGCGGTCACCTTCTCCGGCCTCGCCGTGATCGTCTCGCTCGCCGGCCTCTTCGTCGTCAACGTCACCTCGCTGCGCTCGATGGCGATGGGAGCGATCCTCGTCGTCGCGGTCGCCGTGCTCGCCGCCGCGACGCTGCTGCCCGCGCTGATCTCGCTCGCCGGCAGGCGCGCGTACGAGCGCGGCCGGATCGCGACCGTCTCCGGCGCGATCGCGCGGCGGCTGCGCGTGCGGCGCGGGCGCGGTGACGCGGCGGCGGCCGGCGCCGGCGGCGCTGCCGCCGCCACGCCGGGCGGCTCGTTCTGGGACGGCTGGACCGCGCGCGTCACGCGCCGGCCCGTCGTCTCCGCCGTCGCCGCGGCGAGCGTGCTGATCGTGCTCGCGCTGCCGGTGCTGTCGATCGAGACCGGCAACGGCGCACTGGAGCAGTTCCCCAGAGGGCACGAGACGCGCGTCGGCGCGGAGACGGCGGCGTCGCTCACCGGCGCCGGCGCGGCCACCCCGATCGAGGTCGTCGTGCCGGGCGCGCGGGCGCAGGAGGCGATCGCCGTGCTGAGAGCCGATCGGCAGGTCGCGCGCGTCGAGCCGCCGGTCGCGGCACGTGACGGCGACGCCGTCCTGATCGGCGCGATCCCGGCCGTCCACGGCGAGTCGGCGGCGGCGCAGGCGCTCGTCGAGCGGCTGCGCGGCGCGCTTCCGGAGGGCGCGCTCGTCGGCGGCAGCCCGGCCGACACGAAGGACTTCCTCGACCGCGTCTCGGGCTCGATGTGGCTGGTGATCGCGTTCGTGCTCGGGCTCTCCTACCTCGTCCTGCTCGTGCTGCTGCGCTCGGTCGTGCTGCCGCTGAAGGCGGTGCTGATGAACCTGCTGTCGGTCGGCGCGTCGCTCGGCGTGCTCGTCGCGATCTTCCAGTGGGGCTGGATCGACGGCTTCCTCGGCTTCCAGTCGCCGGGCCACATCGACGCGCTCACGCCGCCGCTCGTGCTCGCCGTCGTGTTCGGGCTCTCGATGGACTACGAGGTCTTCCTGCTGAGCCGCATCCGCGAGCGCTGGACGGCGACCGGCGACACGCAGCAGGCGGTCGCCGACGGCCTGCGCACGAGCGCCAAGACGATCACCAGCGCGGCGCTGATCA encodes:
- a CDS encoding MMPL family transporter, which translates into the protein MQRAMLRLDALVRRRRTVVLVVWGLVLVAAVPLAMHQSDRLTGGGFEVPGSQSAAVQHAVAGDFERGQATTLAAVLVPREGATPARLRAALGRLGAAAADTGGKARLAPAARAAALRALAADGVRPLIVPLATTVSDGGSIDLAVDLRRALGISDRRGEALVEGDVATHLIGQGALWAGMQDLTKEDLLAAETTGFPIVLLILLAVFGSLVAAVLPLALGLVSVTVTGALIYLLSLTTEMSVFVTNMASMIGIGVAVDYSLFVLARYREEIADGRTPEEARGIALATSGVAVTFSGLAVIVSLAGLFVVNVTSLRSMAMGAILVVAVAVLAAATLLPALISLAGRRAYERGRIATVSGAIARRLRVRRGRGDAAAAGAGGAAAATPGGSFWDGWTARVTRRPVVSAVAAASVLIVLALPVLSIETGNGALEQFPRGHETRVGAETAASLTGAGAATPIEVVVPGARAQEAIAVLRADRQVARVEPPVAARDGDAVLIGAIPAVHGESAAAQALVERLRGALPEGALVGGSPADTKDFLDRVSGSMWLVIAFVLGLSYLVLLVLLRSVVLPLKAVLMNLLSVGASLGVLVAIFQWGWIDGFLGFQSPGHIDALTPPLVLAVVFGLSMDYEVFLLSRIRERWTATGDTQQAVADGLRTSAKTITSAALIMVAVFAVFVGTGVPSIKELGLGCAIAIALDATLVRLVLVPAAMELLGRWNWWLPRPLARVIPDLAIEDAPLAAAGR